In Candidatus Nitrospira nitrificans, the following are encoded in one genomic region:
- a CDS encoding HEAT repeat domain-containing protein — MTDIVTEQIAALKDQDWAIRGEAAVLLGTFQDPRAVVPLVALLRDQDRSVREAAIEALRSIGASAVDAVGTCLMEPDLSVQESASAILAAIADERVLAPLIAALRSGDWIVRMHAAKALGRVRNTDAVEPLLPLLQDKVKAVREETAAALAAIGDAAIPSLLKELQHEDWLVRLHAVESLGKSKSKGAVEPLLSVLFNDRDSAVREDAVRALGEIGDPQAVEHLFMVMREPGLRTVAVEALGRIGDRRAVPVLIDVVTGANPPEVTRPVAGCGDQWNEEAITQSAAARALGMIGDERAIPSLVAALDRTCTRVEAAAALAKFGSKVVPFLLPLLNEPRDENLLFHVRETLASVRWRSNGRSRTGWKQ, encoded by the coding sequence ATGACCGATATAGTGACGGAACAGATCGCGGCACTCAAGGACCAGGATTGGGCTATCCGTGGTGAAGCGGCCGTCCTGCTCGGCACCTTCCAAGATCCGCGAGCGGTGGTTCCCCTGGTGGCCCTCCTTCGGGACCAGGACCGTTCCGTGCGGGAGGCGGCGATTGAAGCGTTGCGCTCGATCGGAGCCTCGGCCGTCGATGCAGTGGGAACCTGCCTCATGGAGCCGGATCTCTCGGTCCAGGAATCAGCGTCGGCCATCCTGGCCGCCATTGCGGATGAGCGGGTGCTCGCGCCGCTCATCGCGGCCCTGCGCAGCGGCGACTGGATCGTTCGGATGCACGCGGCCAAGGCGTTGGGGCGGGTACGGAACACAGATGCGGTTGAGCCGCTCCTTCCGCTGCTTCAGGACAAAGTCAAAGCGGTTCGTGAGGAAACGGCTGCCGCTCTGGCCGCCATCGGCGACGCGGCGATTCCATCGCTCTTGAAGGAGTTGCAGCATGAGGACTGGCTCGTTCGTCTGCATGCGGTGGAATCGTTGGGGAAGTCAAAATCGAAAGGGGCTGTGGAACCGCTGTTGTCGGTGTTGTTCAACGATCGAGACTCGGCGGTTCGCGAAGATGCGGTGCGAGCCCTCGGCGAGATCGGTGATCCCCAGGCGGTCGAGCATCTGTTCATGGTCATGCGCGAGCCCGGACTGCGGACGGTGGCGGTTGAAGCACTCGGACGGATCGGCGATCGACGCGCCGTTCCGGTCCTGATCGATGTCGTCACAGGGGCCAATCCTCCGGAAGTGACGAGGCCGGTGGCCGGCTGCGGAGACCAATGGAATGAAGAAGCGATCACGCAAAGCGCGGCGGCTCGGGCACTGGGCATGATCGGCGACGAGAGGGCCATCCCTTCGCTTGTCGCGGCGTTGGACCGGACATGTACACGAGTGGAAGCGGCGGCGGCCTTGGCCAAATTCGGGTCGAAGGTCGTTCCCTTTCTGCTTCCGCTGTTGAACGAGCCTCGTGATGAAAATCTCCTGTTTCACGTCCGTGAGACACTGGCGTCGGTCAGATGGAGAAGCAACGGGCGGTCACGGACGGGATGGAAGCAATAG
- a CDS encoding HEAT repeat domain-containing protein, producing the protein MANALDDLLEALEDVDDATREEAAKTLADLGDPVTLDALISACGDDFWSVRAHAGCGVAKIGGPKAVEALVGLFNDSIMEVRDQAVEAAVKIGPILVDRLVTAMKDERWRIREYAAKAAGKIKDSRAVDALIGACRDRDGAVKSAAAEALGRIADPKAIPSLIKLFRDSSKIVRETAGTALVYIGYPSVDPLIDSLKDKDFVVRCHAARALGGMTTDYQIGRSWVQDAKVVDALIAALKDADRAVREDATIALGMIGDPRAIDALVEAMKDGAVKRHAIASLGMIGDARALPAVLDALKGKGIKQEGTPTPGCIVSEDAFIKEAAATALGQFRDPRVIPDLIMLLKDGVLREKAAAALAVIGDAAIEPLIAFLYDPKASEVEAEKERVLSYASVRLTAKDALKQIVLDTLDKLGWTPPDEVVEISSSQADNLRVDRPLGQTGRFGPSGDIA; encoded by the coding sequence ATGGCTAACGCACTCGACGATCTGTTGGAAGCGCTTGAAGATGTGGACGATGCCACCCGAGAGGAGGCGGCGAAGACGCTGGCCGACCTGGGCGATCCCGTTACCCTGGACGCGCTGATCAGCGCTTGCGGCGATGACTTCTGGTCCGTGCGGGCCCATGCAGGCTGCGGCGTCGCGAAAATCGGCGGCCCGAAGGCGGTCGAAGCTCTGGTCGGCCTTTTCAACGATTCCATCATGGAAGTTCGCGATCAAGCGGTCGAGGCCGCGGTAAAGATAGGTCCGATCCTGGTCGATCGCCTGGTGACCGCCATGAAAGACGAACGTTGGCGCATACGCGAATATGCCGCCAAGGCGGCCGGCAAGATCAAGGACTCCAGAGCGGTCGACGCGCTGATCGGCGCCTGTCGCGACCGGGACGGGGCCGTCAAAAGCGCAGCCGCGGAAGCCTTGGGCAGAATCGCCGATCCAAAAGCCATTCCGTCCCTGATCAAGCTGTTTCGGGATTCTTCGAAGATCGTGCGCGAGACAGCCGGAACGGCGCTGGTGTACATCGGGTATCCCTCGGTCGATCCGTTGATCGACAGTCTCAAAGACAAGGATTTTGTGGTTCGATGTCACGCGGCCCGCGCGTTGGGCGGGATGACCACCGACTATCAAATCGGCAGGTCCTGGGTCCAGGACGCCAAGGTCGTGGATGCCTTGATCGCCGCCTTGAAGGATGCTGACCGAGCCGTTCGCGAAGACGCGACCATCGCGCTCGGCATGATCGGTGATCCCCGCGCAATCGACGCGCTGGTTGAAGCCATGAAAGACGGAGCCGTGAAGCGCCATGCCATCGCCTCACTCGGCATGATCGGCGATGCGCGCGCGCTCCCGGCCGTGTTGGACGCCTTGAAGGGCAAGGGCATCAAACAGGAGGGCACGCCGACACCCGGATGCATCGTCAGCGAAGATGCGTTCATCAAGGAAGCCGCCGCCACGGCCCTCGGTCAGTTTCGCGATCCTCGCGTGATTCCGGATTTGATCATGCTGCTGAAAGACGGAGTCTTGCGTGAAAAGGCCGCGGCGGCGCTGGCGGTGATCGGAGACGCGGCCATCGAACCCTTGATTGCCTTCCTCTACGACCCCAAAGCGTCCGAAGTCGAGGCTGAAAAGGAACGCGTGCTCTCTTACGCGTCTGTTCGGCTGACAGCCAAAGACGCTCTGAAACAGATCGTGCTCGATACGTTGGATAAGCTTGGATGGACGCCTCCTGATGAAGTGGTGGAGATCAGCTCAAGTCAGGCCGACAACCTGCGCGTCGATCGACCGTTAGGGCAAACCGGGCGATTTGGCCCGTCCGGCGACATCGCGTGA
- a CDS encoding alkaline phosphatase family protein, with the protein MTSPSRHLRSILVGLLTVLFETGVYAAGGAALPIGKETAPPGTGTEHVILFVLEGFGQESLKGGTMPVLSKLIKDGSVTWSASGVKPALRLPTMASLVTGMPVEKHGITWNFFEFSRGYPRHPSLFDYLDLSGGRDSAIFYMDESLYQLAKPEPYTDYQLCGALRPECGSQKLVAYIQQYLQKATSGHGYGHAILSLPHLLVVHLPEAGRAGVTHGWDSKEYREALRTVDDAMKSVLNLFQEYSLSGRTTVVVTTLSGRGTDPGAEVPTTESPVVPWIASGAGIKHGRLIRRPVSIIDTGATVMKILKLETHMEWESQAVEEIFETAGATPAARPRKKR; encoded by the coding sequence ATGACATCTCCATCACGGCACCTTCGCTCGATCCTTGTCGGTCTCCTGACCGTCTTATTTGAAACCGGGGTCTACGCAGCCGGTGGTGCGGCGCTCCCGATCGGGAAAGAAACAGCACCCCCGGGGACTGGGACGGAACATGTCATCCTCTTTGTGCTGGAGGGATTCGGTCAAGAATCGCTCAAAGGCGGAACGATGCCGGTCCTGAGCAAGCTCATCAAGGACGGGTCGGTGACCTGGTCCGCGAGCGGAGTTAAGCCGGCCCTACGATTGCCCACGATGGCATCGCTCGTGACCGGCATGCCGGTGGAAAAACATGGAATTACGTGGAACTTTTTTGAATTCAGCCGAGGGTACCCTCGCCATCCCAGCCTCTTTGACTACCTGGATCTGAGCGGGGGCCGAGACAGCGCCATCTTTTACATGGATGAGTCTCTGTATCAGCTCGCCAAGCCGGAACCCTACACCGACTATCAACTCTGCGGGGCATTGCGGCCCGAGTGCGGCTCTCAAAAACTCGTCGCCTACATCCAGCAGTATCTGCAAAAGGCGACCAGCGGACACGGATATGGGCACGCGATTCTCTCCCTGCCTCATTTGCTGGTGGTTCACCTCCCGGAAGCAGGAAGGGCCGGAGTAACCCACGGCTGGGACTCGAAAGAATATCGAGAGGCGTTACGAACGGTCGATGACGCCATGAAGTCTGTCCTGAACCTCTTTCAGGAGTATTCACTTTCCGGGCGCACCACCGTCGTCGTCACCACTCTCAGCGGAAGGGGGACCGACCCTGGCGCCGAGGTCCCCACGACAGAGTCGCCGGTCGTTCCCTGGATCGCCTCGGGAGCCGGAATAAAACATGGCCGACTCATCCGTCGGCCGGTGTCGATCATCGATACCGGAGCCACCGTGATGAAAATCCTGAAGCTGGAAACTCACATGGAATGGGAGAGTCAGGCCGTGGAGGAAATTTTCGAAACCGCCGGGGCCACTCCAGCCGCACGGCCCCGCAAGAAACGTTAG
- a CDS encoding YlbF family regulator: MSGQVFHQQPPICLLSYQSYRPIVLFLALAVFITAAPALADIRVVNAQGEYRMGDRDTREDAVRLATEAAKRNALEQVATYLESVTVVSDMDVTKDEIRTYTAGLVIVLNQRISTALDGDVVVITADLLAQMDTEEVARAITALRENEDARVQLAELKQENEQLQEELKSANQALGNASTPDQIQQAAHKRKEIIDRVQSNAMVSQAWTNWVLVSPVGFPQSLLNNAIGLSPNNPHVAIAQQIITSRQPAPPHAPRPGSKPGRMPSHELVPPPGGLPGARPLNEIIHRTPGSPQGDRQSVQGFGGARRVPQGPPGLQQPGPPHRGTPSFGAPGGGR; this comes from the coding sequence ATGTCGGGTCAAGTTTTTCATCAGCAGCCTCCCATCTGCCTGCTGTCTTATCAATCGTATCGACCCATTGTTTTGTTTCTCGCGCTTGCGGTGTTCATCACCGCCGCCCCCGCGCTCGCTGATATCAGGGTTGTCAATGCGCAAGGCGAGTACCGGATGGGTGACCGCGATACCCGTGAAGATGCCGTCCGACTCGCGACCGAGGCGGCCAAGCGGAACGCCCTCGAACAAGTCGCGACCTACCTTGAGAGCGTCACCGTCGTGAGTGACATGGATGTGACCAAAGATGAAATCCGTACCTACACGGCTGGATTAGTGATCGTGCTCAATCAGCGGATCTCCACGGCTCTCGACGGCGATGTCGTGGTGATAACAGCGGACCTCCTGGCGCAGATGGATACGGAAGAAGTGGCGCGGGCGATTACGGCGCTTCGGGAAAACGAGGATGCCCGTGTTCAGCTGGCCGAACTGAAACAAGAAAATGAACAGCTGCAAGAGGAACTCAAATCGGCCAATCAAGCGTTGGGCAATGCATCCACACCGGATCAGATCCAGCAGGCGGCGCACAAGCGGAAGGAAATCATCGATCGGGTACAATCAAACGCCATGGTGTCGCAGGCTTGGACAAATTGGGTGTTGGTCTCACCGGTTGGTTTCCCCCAATCCCTGCTCAATAACGCGATCGGCCTTTCCCCGAACAATCCACATGTCGCGATCGCGCAACAGATCATCACCAGCCGGCAACCGGCTCCGCCTCACGCGCCGAGGCCTGGGAGCAAGCCTGGCCGGATGCCGAGCCATGAGCTGGTGCCGCCTCCTGGTGGATTGCCGGGCGCTCGGCCATTGAATGAGATCATTCATCGGACACCCGGATCGCCTCAGGGTGATCGTCAATCTGTCCAAGGTTTTGGCGGAGCAAGGCGAGTGCCTCAGGGGCCGCCGGGATTGCAGCAACCAGGTCCGCCTCATCGGGGAACTCCGTCCTTCGGGGCACCGGGCGGAGGCCGCTAA
- a CDS encoding recombinase family protein — translation MRVALYARFCSESQRETSIIDQYRSCENYAARQHGWEIIQRYEDRAISGTKDADARPGYRQVLADVKAKLFDVVLVDDFS, via the coding sequence ATGAGAGTCGCGTTGTACGCCCGCTTTTGCAGTGAAAGTCAGCGAGAAACATCGATTATAGACCAGTATCGAAGTTGTGAGAACTATGCCGCACGACAGCATGGCTGGGAGATTATCCAGCGCTATGAAGATCGCGCTATTTCTGGCACCAAGGATGCGGATGCACGGCCTGGCTATCGTCAGGTGCTGGCCGACGTCAAGGCTAAGTTGTTCGATGTAGTTCTGGTTGATGATTTCAGCTAA
- the lon gene encoding endopeptidase La yields MEHTVLSTLPILPVKRTVLFPGVMIPLTVGRERSVAAINAAMKTEEKTIVVVAQRDPQTEEPVLADLYSIGTKAIVKQIGQLSEGTIHVLVQGLDRVVLLKEEQSTPYSTARVRTLGRPSDDGPEVKALHRAVQELVSELPRLIQAPGIQEVGAVLSNEDDSVALAYRIASLVNLNAVEEQQLLESSSTLDLLRSLYTALSKEIQILQLREKIAQDAQTKIGKSQREYILREQLKAIQQELGEDENEENEVARLKKQIAEADLPEHVRKEVEREATRLGKVPPTSPDHQVLRAYLELVLELPWNKASEEHLDLSTVRQVLEEDHYGIKEVKERIVEHLAVLKLNPTAKAPILCLVGPPGVGKTSLGQSIARAMGRTFERFSLGGVHDEAELRGHRRTYVGSLPGRIIQAIRRAGVNNPVLMLDEVDKMGRDFRGDPASALLEILDPAQNHTFRDHYLDLPFDLSKVFFITTANTLDTISQPLLDRMEIIRLQGYSEREKAEIARRYLWPRRLTEAGIEASQAVLTDEVLNLVISRYTREAGVRQLEQMLGRLTRKVALTFADLREGQERRPVAIPPDILGEWLGSERFMPEEARKSLPPGVATGLAWTPTGGDVLYVETTLLPGSHELTLTGQLGDVMQESARAARSYLWSHAESMGLDISRFKRNGLHIHVPSGAIPKDGPSAGITMATALASAYEGKAVRSDTAMTGEISLSGLVLPVGGIKEKVLAAHRAGIKRIIIPKANEKDLKEVPQEVRDELTFILTERIEEVLPAAFNQDSGYRSSGSGNEPMATSSAPGHA; encoded by the coding sequence GCCCGTCTTGGCCGATCTGTATTCCATCGGCACGAAGGCGATCGTCAAGCAAATCGGTCAGTTGTCCGAGGGAACGATCCATGTGCTGGTACAGGGATTGGATCGCGTTGTCCTCCTGAAAGAAGAACAGTCCACCCCCTACTCCACGGCTCGTGTCCGCACCCTGGGGCGTCCATCGGACGATGGGCCTGAAGTCAAAGCCCTTCACCGAGCCGTTCAAGAACTTGTGTCCGAGTTGCCCCGATTGATCCAAGCTCCGGGCATTCAGGAAGTGGGGGCGGTGCTGAGCAATGAGGACGATTCCGTCGCGCTGGCCTATCGCATCGCCTCACTCGTCAATCTCAATGCGGTGGAAGAGCAGCAATTGCTCGAAAGTTCCTCGACCTTGGACCTTTTGCGCAGCCTGTACACCGCGCTGTCCAAGGAAATCCAAATACTTCAGTTGCGAGAAAAGATCGCCCAGGATGCCCAGACAAAAATCGGCAAAAGTCAGCGCGAGTACATCTTGCGCGAACAACTGAAGGCCATCCAGCAAGAGCTGGGCGAAGATGAGAATGAAGAGAACGAGGTCGCCCGGTTGAAAAAGCAGATTGCCGAAGCCGACTTACCCGAGCACGTGCGCAAGGAAGTCGAGCGCGAGGCCACGAGATTGGGCAAAGTGCCGCCGACCTCGCCGGACCATCAGGTCCTTCGGGCCTATCTGGAGCTGGTCCTCGAACTTCCTTGGAACAAGGCATCCGAGGAACATCTCGATCTCTCAACGGTCCGTCAGGTGTTGGAAGAGGATCATTACGGGATCAAGGAAGTGAAAGAGCGGATCGTCGAGCACCTGGCGGTCTTGAAACTCAATCCGACCGCCAAGGCCCCGATTCTCTGTCTCGTCGGCCCTCCCGGCGTCGGGAAAACAAGCTTGGGCCAGTCGATCGCAAGGGCGATGGGCCGGACCTTCGAACGATTCAGTTTGGGTGGTGTCCACGATGAAGCAGAATTGCGCGGCCATCGCCGCACCTACGTCGGCTCGCTGCCGGGCCGCATCATCCAGGCCATCCGCCGTGCGGGCGTCAACAATCCGGTCTTGATGCTCGATGAAGTCGACAAGATGGGGCGGGATTTTCGAGGCGATCCGGCTTCGGCCCTCTTGGAAATTTTGGATCCGGCGCAGAATCACACATTCCGTGATCACTATTTGGATCTTCCGTTTGACCTCTCCAAGGTTTTCTTTATCACCACGGCCAATACCCTCGACACCATCAGCCAACCCTTGTTGGATCGGATGGAAATCATTCGCCTTCAAGGGTACAGCGAGCGCGAGAAAGCCGAGATCGCTCGACGCTATCTCTGGCCGAGACGGCTCACGGAGGCAGGCATCGAGGCAAGCCAAGCCGTGCTTACGGACGAGGTACTGAATCTCGTCATTTCGCGCTACACCAGAGAAGCCGGCGTGCGCCAGCTTGAGCAGATGCTCGGACGGTTGACCAGAAAAGTGGCCTTGACATTCGCCGATCTCCGGGAAGGCCAGGAACGACGGCCTGTCGCCATTCCACCCGACATTCTCGGCGAGTGGTTGGGCTCCGAACGGTTTATGCCGGAAGAGGCCCGGAAGAGCCTGCCTCCAGGCGTCGCCACCGGCCTCGCTTGGACCCCGACCGGCGGCGATGTCCTTTATGTCGAAACCACCTTACTCCCTGGAAGTCACGAATTGACCCTGACGGGGCAGTTGGGCGACGTCATGCAGGAGTCCGCGCGCGCGGCCAGAAGCTATCTGTGGTCGCATGCGGAAAGCATGGGGTTGGACATCTCCCGGTTCAAACGAAACGGGCTCCACATCCATGTGCCGTCCGGAGCCATCCCGAAAGATGGGCCATCGGCCGGCATCACCATGGCGACCGCCCTGGCTTCCGCCTACGAGGGTAAGGCCGTGCGAAGCGACACCGCCATGACCGGCGAAATCAGCTTAAGCGGGCTTGTCCTGCCGGTGGGCGGCATCAAAGAAAAAGTGCTGGCGGCGCATCGCGCGGGAATCAAACGGATCATCATCCCGAAGGCCAATGAGAAAGATCTCAAAGAAGTCCCGCAGGAAGTGCGCGATGAGCTGACCTTCATCCTGACGGAACGGATCGAAGAGGTGTTACCGGCGGCCTTCAACCAGGACTCAGGCTACAGATCCAGCGGCAGCGGGAATGAACCTATGGCGACCTCCAGCGCCCCTGGGCATGCTTAA